One Fibrobacter sp. genomic window, AAATCTTGATTTGTTGAACATTGCCTTGAAGGCCGCAGAACTGGCTCAGGGTAACATCTTGAAGTATTTCCAGAATGACGTGGGCGTGGAATGGAAGGCCGACAAGACTCCCGTCACCATCGCCGACAAGAGCACCGAAGAACTTTGCCGCGAATTTTGGGCAAAGGAAACCCCGGGCTTCGGCGTCATTGGCGAAGAATTCGGAATTGAAAGCCCTGATGCTGAATACCAGTGGGTCATTGATCCCATCGACGGCACCAAGGCATTCATCCACGGCGTCCCGCTGTTCGGAACCTTGATTGCACTGTACCGCCGTGGCGAAGCTATCGCAAGCCTTATCCGCATTCCGGCCATGAACACCGCCGTGTGGGCAGTGAAGGATGGCGGCGCATTCCTGGACGGCCGTAGCGTCAAGTGCTCCAAGGTGGAAAAACTTTCCGACGCCCTGGTTCTTTCCGGTACCGTCAACACTATGGAAACCGCAGGCTATGGCGAGCAGTACGCCGCCGTACGTCGCGCTGCACGCCTCCATCGCGGTTGGGGCGACTGCTACGGTTACTACCTGGTTGCCGCAGGCCGTGCCGAACTGATGATTGACCCCGTAGTTTCCC contains:
- the hisN gene encoding histidinol-phosphatase; this encodes MSATKENLDLLNIALKAAELAQGNILKYFQNDVGVEWKADKTPVTIADKSTEELCREFWAKETPGFGVIGEEFGIESPDAEYQWVIDPIDGTKAFIHGVPLFGTLIALYRRGEAIASLIRIPAMNTAVWAVKDGGAFLDGRSVKCSKVEKLSDALVLSGTVNTMETAGYGEQYAAVRRAARLHRGWGDCYGYYLVAAGRAELMIDPVVSLWDIAPYPLLFSEAGGKFSMLDGRTELFDANGKPVAPIYEGYTSFASNGLIHDEVASYFKK